The DNA region GTAGGTAGCGCCGTTGGTTACATTGTTCTGGCGATTTTATTTATGGGCTTTCAGTACTTAATTGGACCCCGGCTGGTTTCAACAATAATGAAAGTAAAATATGTTTCAGAAAAAGAAGAGCCGGAACTTCATCAAATGGTGGCTGAAATCGCTCAAAATGCCCGGATTCCCAAGCCAAAAATCGGCATTTCTCAACTTTCTCTTCCCAATGCTTTTGCTTTTGGCCGAACCATTAGAGATGGAAGGGTTTGTATTACTCAAGGTATTCAAAGATTATTAACTAAGGATGAATTAAAAGCGGTTTTGGGCCACGAGATTGCCCATTTGAAACATCGAGATATGATGATTATCACCCTGATTTCGGTTATTCCTTTAATTTTATACTGGATTGCCTGGAGCTTTATCTGGGGAAGAATGTTTGGCAACCAGAGACAAAGTGGGGGCTATGCAGCTTTAGTTGGTTTGGGGGCAATGGTTCTTTATTTTTTGACCAATCTTTTGGTTTTGTACGGCTCTCGGATTAGAGAATATTATGCTGATGAAAGAAGCGTTAAACTGGGAAACCCTCCTCAATATCTGGCTTCGGCTTTATATAAATTAGTTTTTGGTTCAGCAAAAATTAAAAACACCCCTCAGGGAGAACAAGAGCTAAGAAGGGTGGGAGCAATAAAGGCCTTCTTTTTAAATGATGTAAGCCGAGCCTGGAATGAAGTAAGAGAGTTAAAGGAGGTTGACAGAGATCTTTCCGGAACCATTGAACAAAATGAACTTTTGGCTCTAAGGACAAAAAAGCCAAAATTAAGCGGGGCGGAAAAAATGCTGGAGCTTTTCACCACCCACCCAAATACCCTAAAACGAATTAAAAAACTAGCCGCTTTAATTTAGATTTGTCTATAGACCTCTTGCAAAATAATCCTTTCTACTGCAACTTGAATATTTTGGCTGCAAATCGTTCAGAATTCGTCAACATATACTCTGTATATGTCTCCTCATTCTTCACGATTTTCGCTCAAAATCTTCAAATTTCGTCACGAAAAATTATTTCGCAATAGGTCTTATGTTTAAAAAAGTATTTATTTTAACAATAATATTGATGGGGTTGATTTTAGTTGGGGATAGGGTTTTGTTTTTTAGGCCAGAGCCTGTTAATTTAATTGAGCAAAATTTTCTTCAAGGAGAAATATCTCTTCCTCAACCAAGACATCAAAGCCAGACATCGGTTGAAGAAGCGCTTTTAAAAAGAAGAAGTGTTAGAGAGTATAGAGATGAACCTTTAAATTTGCAAGAAATTTCTCAGCTTTTGTGGGCTGCTCAGGGAATCACTGACCCAAAGAGAGGTTTTCGAACTGCTCCTTCAGCTGGCGCGCTTTATCCTCTAAGGGTGTATCTGATGGGTGAAGTTGAGGGCTTGGAAATTGGTATGTATCGGTACAATCCTGACAATCATTCTTTAATAAAGGTTGGAGATAAAGATTTAAAAAGAGAATTAGCCAAAGCTGCTTTTGGTCAAATCTGGATTGAGAAAGCTCCGGTTAATATCATCTTTACTGGAAATTATGAAATAACCGCTCGAAGATATGGAAGAGAAAAAGCGCCTCGTTATGTTTATATGGAAGTAGGACATGCTGCCCAAAATGTTCATTTGCAGGCTGAAAGTTTAAACTTGGGCACAGTAGTAGTTGGGGGCTTTGAGATTGAAAAAGTTAGAGAAATATTGGGCCTTCCGGCAGAAGAAGAACCTTTGTATATTATGCCAGTCGGCCGGAAGAAATAATGACAAATCTCGTCTGGCCAGAAAATCTTATAAAAATCTTAATAAAAATATTTTAATCTCCATAACACATTACATAACACATTAACATATTAAATACTTAATTCGCACGATCGTGCGAATTAAGAACATAATAAGAACATAAAATGAGGAGGCTTCAAAAGGAAGGATTAACTGAGAAAATTTTAGGTTATTTGGGGGAGACTTTAAAAAATTTATTCGAATTAGGAATAACTATTATTTTTAATCCTCATAAATTAATGAGGGGTTTTTCTTTATATCGTTATCCTTCCCTTCCTAAACCTGTTGCTCAGAAAATGATTCAACAGAGAATAAATACCTTGAAAAGAAAGGGCTATCTTAAAAAGACCGAAGCTGGGTGGGAGTTGACTCCAAAAGGGAGAATTGAAATTATAAAAATTATCCTTTGGAAAAAGTTAGAAAAGAAAAAATGGGATGGAAAATGGAGAATAATTATATTTGATATTCCAGAAATGAGTCGAAGAGATAGGGATTTTCTGAGAAGGGAATTGAAATGGATTGGGTTTGTAGAGCTGCAAAAAAGTGTCTGGATTTTCCCTCACGATATGGAAAGAGAAATAATGGCTTTATTGAAACTCTGGAAATTAGAATTTCACGGAGACATAAGACTTCTGGTGGCAGAAAAAATAACCGAAGAGGAAGAACTAAAAAAACAGTTCAATTTAATTTAATCTAAAAGTACCTAAAGCGTACGATCGTGCGAATTAAGAACAGGGGTGTTAATTTGAAATTTGGGGTGAGCCCGATTAGAAATTCTCTAGTGATAGATTCGCTAAATCTAGTGATAGATTCGCTAAATAAGATCTGGATTAAAAATTTCTAAGGGGGTAAAATAATATAATTATGCCCGGTGATACAACCCCGCACTAATCCCGCTTACAGCGGGCCCGATGGGATTTGAACCCACGATTTGTTCCGTGACAGGGAACCGAGGACTCCGGACTCCTCTACGGGCCCATATTAAAATATTTTTCAAAATTTTATGCCGACGACAGGATTCGAACCTGTGACCTTGGCCTTATGAAGACCCTGCTACTAACCACTGAGCTACGTCGGCAAAACTTGTTGCGGGGGGCCGAATTGCACGGCCGTCTCGAGATTATGAGCCTCGCAAGGTACTACTCCTCCACCCCGCGTCAATTCAATATAATTTGCCACCTCAGCCGCAGCCAAAGATTGACTATCCTATCTTATTTTATCTTAATATATTTTTTAAATTATGTCAAAGCATGAAGATCGGTTAGGGCTTTTTCAAAAATTGCCAATATTTTTTCCGTTTCCTCAAGAGATAATTTGTAATTGGGGTCATAAATAATATCGTTCCTTATTTTATGGGCTTGTAAAATCTCTTCAATGTTGGGCAAAACCCCGGCTGGTATTTTATTTAATTTTCCAGACAATTCTTCTTCTTCGTAACCTATTTTTTTTAAAATCTCATCCAATAAAGAATCTGCTTCAATTATTGCCAACTTATATTCATCCTCAGTCCCCCTAACTAAACGAGCTTTTATTTTTAACCATTTTTTGGTTAACTTAGGCATACCGTAAGGCCGATAATTAAAAAATTCATACAAATCAATAAGAAAATGAAATTTAAGCCAACTGCTTTTTAAAAGAGCGAAAACGATAAAACTTAGAAAAAGCAAAGAGGTAGTAATAAAAATAATTTTTATAATCAAAAAACCAATATGGGGAGGAGGATAAACAATAAAAGAAACCCCCTTCTCAAATAAAACAGCTAAATCAAGCATAAAAACATTTTCAATATTTTCAATAATATTTTCAATCAGTTTTTCCATAATTTTTAAAAATTTGAGCAACTTCTAAAATTTTGTTTTCTTGGAATGGTTGGCCGATGATTTGGAGACCAACTGATAAGTCCTTAACTTTACCGCCGGGCAGAGAAATAGCCGGCAAACCAGCTAAATTAACCGGATTGGTAAAAATATCAGATAAATACATAGTTAAGGGGTCAATCGTTTTTTCGCCAAGTTTAAAAGGTAGGGTGGGACAAGTAGGGGTTAAAATAAAGTCAACAATTTTAAACGCTTTTTCAAAATCATTTTTAACTAAATTTCTAACTTTCTGAGCTCTAAGATAATAGTCCTCATAATAACCGGCCGATAAGGCATAAGTCCCAAGCATAATCCTTCTTTTTACTTCTGCTCCAAACCCCTCTTCCCTACTTCTCAAATAAACATCCAATAAGTTTTTCGCTCTTCTCTTTTCGCTTTTCGCTTCTGATAGTCCATATTTTATCCCATCATACTTTGCCAGATTGGCTGAGACTTCCGAGGATGCAATTATGTAATAGCAAGGTAAAGCATATTCAGTATGGGGCAAACTAACTTCTTCAATTTTAGCTCCCATATCTTCGTATTTCTTTATCGCCTTTTTTATAATTTTCTCTACTTCGGGATCCATTCCCTTAATAAAATATTCTTTCGGTATACCAATTTTTATTTTCTTTAGATTAATTTTTTCGCTTTTCGCTTTTCGCTTTTCGCTTAATTGAACGCTTGTTGAGTCCAGTTCGTCCTTACCCTTAATTGCATCAAAAACTATTTTGGCATCCTCCACCGTTTTAGTTATCGGTCCTATTTGGTCAAGCGAAGAGGCAAAGGCAATTAATCCATATCTGGATACTGCTCCATAAGTTGGTTTTAATCCGACTATTCCGCAAAAAGAAGCCGGTTGTCTTATAGAGCCGCCGGTATCAGAACCTAAAGCATATGAGCAAAAATTAGCCGCCACGGCCGCTGCTGAACCACCAGAAGAACCACCGGGAACTCTTTTTAAATCAAGCGGATTTTTAGTTGGAAAAAAAGCTGAATTTTCGGTTGAAGAACCCATGGCAAATTCATCTAAATTTGTCTTTCCCAGAATTACTGCCCCCTGCCTTTTCAGTTTTTTTATGACTGTGGCGTCATAAGGGGCAAAATAATTTTCTAAAACTTTTGAGCCGGCTGTACATTTTAGACCTTCAACTAAAATATTGTCTTTTATTGCCAAAGGAATACCGGCTAAAACTGGAATTTCTTTTTTTTTAATAATCAGTTTGTCTATTTTTTTTGCCTGAGATAAAGCCAAATCCTGATTGATACTTAAAAAAGCGCCAATTTTTTTATCCAACCGATCAATTCGTTCTAAATAGACCTTGATTAAATCTAAAACGGAAAATTCTTTTTTTATTAATCCCTGGTGGGTCTGAATAATTGTTAAATCGGTTAATTCCATTTTAGAAAATAGATTTGACTTTTAAATAACCGTTTTTGGTCTCTGGCGCCAGCTCTAATAGTTTTTTTGCTTGCCTGCCTAAGTTTTCTTTGAAAATTTTGGCGGGTAAATCTTCCCTCATAATGTTTCCAATATCAAAAGAATAATCGGTCAACTCTACTCCGGAAACATCTGCTTCTTTTAACTTTTCAATATAATCCAAAATCGAAGAGAGTTCCCTTTGGAACTTCTCTATTTCTTTTTCAGTTAGACCCAATCGAGCAAGTTTGGCGATATGCTGAACTTCCTTTTTACTTATCACAATTTTTAATTTTTGAATAAATCTTAATTTTAAAACTGTTTAAAAATTTAAGCATTAAAAATTATTGAAAATTTTAACGGGGCGGTTCTAAAAACTCTGTTTCCACCAAGACCTGATGTAAATCATCAAGATTTTCCAAAACTATTCCCGCTCCCCTGACAACAGCCGTCATTGGGTCTTCAATAATTTTAGTTGGAATTTTAGTTTCTTTTTTGATTAAAACATCAAGTCCCCGTAAAAGGGCTCCGCCGCCGCAAAGATGAATCCCTCTGCTCATAATGTCAGCCAATAATTCAGGCGGCGTTTCTTCAATAGCCATTTTTATTTCATTGACAATTTGTTTTATCGATCTTTCAATGGCTCTCCGAATATCCTCATCGGAAACCGAAATTTCTTCCGGAAGGCCGGTTATTAAATTCCGTCCTCTCATCGGCGCTTCTTTTTTCTCTTTCACGGGAATAACCGAACCGATTTTAATTTTAATTTCTTCGGCCGTTCTCTCGCCGATTAAAAGTTTATATTCATTTTGGGCAAACTGAATTATGTCTTCATTAAGTTTATCGCCGGCAATCCTTAAAC from Candidatus Nealsonbacteria bacterium includes:
- a CDS encoding M48 family metalloprotease; translation: MFGLQLKMWLLVGLMFGILYGVITGIGSYLGVGSAVGYIVLAILFMGFQYLIGPRLVSTIMKVKYVSEKEEPELHQMVAEIAQNARIPKPKIGISQLSLPNAFAFGRTIRDGRVCITQGIQRLLTKDELKAVLGHEIAHLKHRDMMIITLISVIPLILYWIAWSFIWGRMFGNQRQSGGYAALVGLGAMVLYFLTNLLVLYGSRIREYYADERSVKLGNPPQYLASALYKLVFGSAKIKNTPQGEQELRRVGAIKAFFLNDVSRAWNEVRELKEVDRDLSGTIEQNELLALRTKKPKLSGAEKMLELFTTHPNTLKRIKKLAALI
- a CDS encoding SagB/ThcOx family dehydrogenase: MFKKVFILTIILMGLILVGDRVLFFRPEPVNLIEQNFLQGEISLPQPRHQSQTSVEEALLKRRSVREYRDEPLNLQEISQLLWAAQGITDPKRGFRTAPSAGALYPLRVYLMGEVEGLEIGMYRYNPDNHSLIKVGDKDLKRELAKAAFGQIWIEKAPVNIIFTGNYEITARRYGREKAPRYVYMEVGHAAQNVHLQAESLNLGTVVVGGFEIEKVREILGLPAEEEPLYIMPVGRKK
- the gatA gene encoding Asp-tRNA(Asn)/Glu-tRNA(Gln) amidotransferase subunit GatA, which codes for MELTDLTIIQTHQGLIKKEFSVLDLIKVYLERIDRLDKKIGAFLSINQDLALSQAKKIDKLIIKKKEIPVLAGIPLAIKDNILVEGLKCTAGSKVLENYFAPYDATVIKKLKRQGAVILGKTNLDEFAMGSSTENSAFFPTKNPLDLKRVPGGSSGGSAAAVAANFCSYALGSDTGGSIRQPASFCGIVGLKPTYGAVSRYGLIAFASSLDQIGPITKTVEDAKIVFDAIKGKDELDSTSVQLSEKRKAKSEKINLKKIKIGIPKEYFIKGMDPEVEKIIKKAIKKYEDMGAKIEEVSLPHTEYALPCYYIIASSEVSANLAKYDGIKYGLSEAKSEKRRAKNLLDVYLRSREEGFGAEVKRRIMLGTYALSAGYYEDYYLRAQKVRNLVKNDFEKAFKIVDFILTPTCPTLPFKLGEKTIDPLTMYLSDIFTNPVNLAGLPAISLPGGKVKDLSVGLQIIGQPFQENKILEVAQIFKNYGKTD
- the gatC gene encoding Asp-tRNA(Asn)/Glu-tRNA(Gln) amidotransferase subunit GatC, translated to MISKKEVQHIAKLARLGLTEKEIEKFQRELSSILDYIEKLKEADVSGVELTDYSFDIGNIMREDLPAKIFKENLGRQAKKLLELAPETKNGYLKVKSIF